A portion of the Candidatus Woesearchaeota archaeon genome contains these proteins:
- a CDS encoding arginase family protein: MTLILKVPFSKGGLGKTQGCEKAPDQIIQLFQELNLNESGLNPKVQISEIPINQFNIEETNNSIFENIDQELTKQNKLNTQSINQTKSNNKNKKIILIGGDHSITYSSFKAAAKHNPNLGLVLFDAHPDCENNFHPPTHEDFVKVLIREKILKPQNLIIIGLRSWDGKEKEFLDAEKIQYYTMKKLTIEGISNICDGITETLNNWDSVYLSIDIDVVDPAFAPGTGYCEPGGLTSRDLIYCLQRIKLLKNLKMIDLVEINPIKDITTKTVSLGAKILKELV; this comes from the coding sequence ATGACATTAATACTAAAAGTCCCATTCTCAAAAGGAGGTCTTGGAAAAACTCAAGGTTGTGAAAAAGCTCCAGATCAAATAATTCAATTATTTCAAGAACTTAATTTAAATGAATCTGGATTAAATCCCAAAGTTCAAATTTCAGAAATTCCAATCAATCAATTTAATATTGAAGAAACAAATAACTCAATTTTTGAAAACATAGATCAAGAATTAACTAAACAAAATAAATTAAATACACAATCAATTAACCAAACAAAATCAAACAACAAAAATAAAAAGATAATTCTAATAGGCGGAGATCATAGTATAACCTATTCCTCATTCAAAGCTGCAGCAAAACACAATCCCAATCTAGGCTTAGTACTTTTTGATGCGCACCCAGATTGTGAAAATAATTTTCACCCTCCAACTCACGAAGATTTTGTAAAAGTTTTAATTAGAGAAAAAATACTAAAACCTCAAAACTTAATCATAATAGGTTTAAGAAGTTGGGATGGTAAAGAAAAAGAATTTTTAGACGCAGAAAAAATTCAATATTACACTATGAAAAAATTAACAATTGAAGGAATTAGCAATATTTGTGACGGAATAACTGAGACACTAAACAATTGGGATTCAGTTTATCTTTCAATAGACATCGACGTTGTTGATCCCGCATTTGCTCCTGGAACTGGTTATTGTGAACCCGGAGGACTAACTTCGAGAGATTTAATTTATTGTTTACAAAGAATTAAATTGTTAAAAAATTTAAAAATGATTGACTTAGTAGAAATTAATCCAATTAAAGATATTACAACAAAAACTGTTTCATTAGGTGCAAAAATATTAAAAGAATTAGTATAA